The following proteins are encoded in a genomic region of Mycobacterium sp. 155:
- the ilvD gene encoding dihydroxy-acid dehydratase produces MPDLRSRTITHGRNMAGARALLRAAGVSGADFGKPIVAIANSFTEFVPGHTHLQPVGRIVCEAVQAAGGIAREFNTIAVDDGIAMGHGGMLYSLPSRDLIADSIEYMVNAHRADALVCISNCDKITPGMLMAALRLNIPTVFVSGGPMEGGTTTLVDGTVRSGLHLISAMTDAVTPEVSDTDMERVEAAACPTCGSCSGMFTANSMNCLTEAIGLALPGNGTTLATHTARRRLYEDAGAAVMGLARRYYDGDDASVLPRNIASAAAFSNAMMVDIAMGGSTNTILHLLAAAHEADVDFTLADIEQLSTRIPCICKVAPNGRYLMEDVHRAGGIPAVMGELQRAGLLDTDVHAIHADSVTAWLDEWDLRSPTVSAEAVDLFYAAPGGVRSSSAFSQSCRWESLDLDAASGCIRDVAHAYSADGGLAILRGNLAQDGCVVKTAGVDESILRFSGPAIVVESQEAAQDVILTGRVRPGDVVVVRYEGPRGGPGMQEMLYPTSYLKAIGLGKVCALITDGRFSGGSSGLSIGHISPEAAAGGVIALVQDGDLIDIDIPARRIELRVDAAELDDRRRRLEDDGGYWPRRRDREMSPALRAYAAMAVSADRGAVRDVSLIEAASRAGYRASPCSPASALSSGPDTR; encoded by the coding sequence ATGCCCGATTTGAGATCCAGGACCATCACCCACGGCCGCAACATGGCCGGCGCACGGGCCTTGCTGCGCGCCGCCGGCGTGTCCGGTGCCGACTTCGGCAAGCCGATCGTGGCTATCGCCAACAGCTTCACCGAGTTCGTACCTGGCCACACCCATCTGCAGCCCGTCGGGCGCATCGTGTGCGAGGCGGTCCAGGCGGCCGGTGGAATAGCTCGGGAGTTCAATACCATCGCCGTCGACGACGGCATCGCGATGGGGCACGGCGGCATGCTGTACTCGTTGCCGTCACGCGACCTGATCGCTGACTCGATCGAGTACATGGTCAACGCGCACCGTGCCGATGCCCTGGTGTGTATCTCCAACTGCGACAAGATCACCCCGGGCATGTTGATGGCGGCGCTGCGACTGAATATCCCCACGGTGTTCGTCTCGGGCGGACCGATGGAGGGCGGTACCACGACGCTGGTCGACGGAACTGTCCGCAGCGGTCTGCATCTGATCTCGGCAATGACCGACGCCGTCACTCCCGAGGTCTCCGACACCGACATGGAACGGGTGGAGGCCGCCGCCTGTCCGACCTGCGGATCGTGCTCGGGAATGTTCACCGCCAACTCGATGAACTGCCTGACCGAGGCGATCGGGCTGGCGCTGCCGGGCAACGGCACGACGCTCGCGACCCACACGGCCCGCCGCCGCTTGTACGAAGATGCCGGCGCCGCGGTGATGGGGCTGGCTCGGCGCTACTACGACGGCGATGACGCCAGCGTGCTGCCCCGCAACATCGCTTCTGCCGCAGCATTTTCCAATGCGATGATGGTCGACATTGCGATGGGTGGGTCGACCAATACGATCCTGCACCTGCTGGCTGCGGCACATGAGGCCGACGTGGATTTCACGCTGGCCGACATCGAGCAACTGTCCACGCGGATTCCGTGCATCTGCAAGGTCGCCCCCAACGGCAGGTACCTGATGGAGGACGTGCACCGGGCGGGCGGTATCCCCGCGGTGATGGGGGAGTTGCAGCGCGCCGGACTGCTCGATACCGACGTGCATGCAATACACGCTGACTCAGTCACCGCCTGGCTCGATGAGTGGGATCTGAGGTCTCCCACGGTCTCGGCCGAGGCCGTCGACCTGTTCTACGCCGCGCCCGGTGGGGTGCGTTCCAGTTCGGCGTTCTCCCAGTCCTGCCGCTGGGAGAGCCTCGACTTGGATGCCGCATCGGGCTGTATCCGCGATGTCGCCCATGCCTATTCGGCGGACGGCGGACTGGCCATCCTGCGCGGAAACCTCGCCCAGGACGGGTGTGTGGTCAAGACCGCCGGTGTGGACGAGTCGATCCTGCGCTTCAGTGGGCCCGCAATCGTCGTCGAATCCCAGGAGGCCGCGCAGGACGTGATACTGACCGGCCGGGTGCGACCCGGCGACGTCGTCGTGGTGCGTTACGAGGGTCCGCGCGGCGGCCCCGGTATGCAGGAAATGCTGTATCCCACCTCATATCTCAAGGCCATCGGGCTCGGCAAGGTGTGCGCGCTGATCACCGACGGACGTTTCTCCGGCGGCTCATCGGGATTGTCGATCGGGCATATCTCGCCGGAAGCGGCGGCTGGTGGCGTCATCGCGCTGGTGCAGGACGGGGACCTGATCGACATCGATATCCCGGCCCGCCGCATCGAATTGCGGGTCGACGCCGCCGAACTCGACGACCGCCGACGCCGGTTGGAGGACGACGGCGGGTACTGGCCACGGCGCCGGGACCGGGAGATGTCACCGGCGCTGCGGGCCTATGCCGCGATGGCTGTCTCGGCGGACCGGGGTGCGGTGCGTGATGTGTCGTTGATCGAGGCCGCGAGCCGGGCGGGCTACCGCGCTTCGCCGTGTTCACCGGCCAGCGCGCTGAGCTCAGGACCCGACACGCGGTAG
- a CDS encoding acid phosphatase: protein MSAPQHRLMLLRHGETEWSKSGQHTGRTDLDLTDTGREQAKSAAAVLADLQPQNPIVISSPRLRAQETAELAGLTIDEVSPLLAEWDYGEYEGLTPQQIHAMVPDWMVWTHGGPGGESPADVSARADQAIELALGYLESRDVVFVGHGHFSRSVLTRWVELPIAEGIRFTMETASVAVCGFKDGVRQITALGLTSRTNPCPPPH from the coding sequence ATGAGCGCCCCACAGCACCGCCTCATGCTGCTCCGTCACGGTGAGACCGAATGGTCCAAGTCGGGTCAGCACACGGGCCGCACCGATCTTGATCTCACCGATACCGGACGAGAGCAGGCCAAGTCGGCAGCCGCGGTGCTGGCCGACCTGCAACCGCAGAACCCGATTGTGATCAGCAGCCCGCGGCTCCGCGCACAGGAGACCGCCGAGCTGGCCGGCCTGACCATCGACGAAGTATCTCCGCTGCTCGCCGAATGGGATTACGGCGAGTACGAGGGGCTGACTCCCCAACAGATCCATGCGATGGTGCCGGACTGGATGGTGTGGACACACGGCGGCCCGGGAGGGGAAAGCCCGGCCGATGTCAGTGCCCGCGCCGACCAGGCGATCGAGCTGGCGTTGGGGTACCTGGAGAGCCGGGACGTGGTGTTCGTCGGACATGGCCATTTTTCGCGGTCGGTGCTGACCCGATGGGTGGAGCTGCCGATAGCCGAAGGCATCCGGTTCACGATGGAGACGGCCTCGGTCGCGGTCTGCGGCTTCAAAGACGGTGTGCGGCAAATCACTGCACTCGGCCTCACCAGCCGCACCAATCCGTGCCCGCCGCCACACTGA
- a CDS encoding GNAT family N-acetyltransferase has translation MTEVIRRVQPGDEGEIVAMIRELAEFEKALDECTVTETQLHTVLFGEKPMAYGHIVEIDGEVAATAVWFLNFSTWDGVAGIYLEDLYVRPAFRRRGLARKLLATLAAECVKNGYSRLTWAVLNWNVNAIALYDAVGGKPQTEWTTYRVSGPELSALAGEHGEAR, from the coding sequence ATGACCGAAGTGATCAGACGGGTACAGCCCGGCGACGAGGGCGAGATCGTTGCGATGATCCGCGAGCTGGCCGAGTTCGAGAAGGCGCTCGACGAGTGTACTGTCACCGAAACTCAGTTACACACAGTACTTTTCGGCGAGAAGCCGATGGCATACGGGCACATCGTCGAGATCGACGGCGAGGTGGCCGCCACCGCGGTGTGGTTCCTGAACTTCTCGACATGGGACGGCGTCGCCGGGATCTACCTGGAGGACCTCTACGTCCGCCCGGCCTTCCGACGCCGCGGGCTGGCCCGAAAATTGTTGGCCACCTTGGCGGCCGAGTGCGTGAAGAACGGATATTCCCGGCTGACGTGGGCCGTGTTGAACTGGAACGTCAACGCGATCGCGCTGTACGACGCTGTCGGCGGCAAACCGCAGACCGAATGGACCACCTACCGCGTGTCGGGTCCTGAGCTCAGCGCGCTGGCCGGTGAACACGGCGAAGCGCGGTAG
- a CDS encoding isochorismate synthase MenF, producing MPAATLNPGFVLAGPSGVLITEGVRTGYSRIPDAQSALQSGAASIILGALPFDTTRPAALYEPVTVHRPEALPDWPAGPSPSVTFRETLPASAVHRDRVAEAVTRLRDPATALDKVVLARALQLTADGPWDPRTVLRRLADADPAATVYLADLSPAGPRYAGTVLVGASPELLVARKGDTVICQPFAGSAPRSTDPATDAANAAALAASAKNRHEHQLVVDVMRKALDPLCVELQIAAEPELHGTDALWHLSTPMRGRLRGKDITAIDLALALHPTPAVGGVPTGTAAALIGELEGDRGFYAGAVGWCDADGDGRWVVSIRCAVLSPDRREALAHAGGGIVAESDPDDEVDETTTKFRTILAGLGAA from the coding sequence GTGCCCGCCGCCACACTGAACCCCGGGTTCGTGCTGGCTGGGCCGTCCGGGGTGCTGATCACCGAAGGCGTGCGTACCGGCTACTCGCGAATCCCCGACGCGCAATCCGCACTGCAATCCGGGGCGGCATCAATCATATTGGGCGCGTTGCCGTTTGACACGACACGGCCGGCCGCGCTGTACGAACCGGTAACGGTCCACCGACCCGAGGCGCTGCCCGACTGGCCGGCCGGACCGTCACCTTCCGTGACGTTCCGGGAGACACTGCCGGCCAGCGCGGTGCACCGCGACCGGGTCGCCGAAGCCGTGACTCGGTTGCGGGATCCCGCCACAGCGCTGGACAAGGTGGTGCTGGCCCGGGCACTTCAGCTCACCGCGGACGGCCCGTGGGACCCCCGCACCGTGCTGCGCAGGCTGGCCGATGCCGATCCAGCCGCCACGGTGTATCTCGCGGACCTGTCCCCGGCGGGCCCGCGATATGCCGGAACCGTCCTGGTGGGAGCCAGCCCCGAACTGCTGGTCGCCCGCAAAGGTGACACGGTGATCTGCCAGCCCTTCGCTGGTTCGGCGCCACGGTCAACCGATCCGGCCACCGACGCTGCCAACGCGGCCGCACTGGCAGCGTCGGCGAAGAACCGCCACGAGCATCAACTGGTCGTAGACGTCATGCGCAAAGCCCTCGATCCACTGTGCGTCGAGCTGCAGATCGCCGCCGAACCCGAATTACACGGCACCGACGCGCTGTGGCACCTGAGCACGCCAATGCGTGGGCGGTTGCGCGGAAAAGACATCACGGCAATCGATCTGGCGCTCGCCCTGCACCCCACCCCCGCGGTGGGCGGGGTGCCCACCGGCACGGCCGCTGCGCTGATCGGCGAGTTGGAGGGTGACCGCGGGTTCTACGCGGGGGCGGTCGGTTGGTGCGATGCCGACGGCGACGGTCGCTGGGTGGTGTCGATCCGGTGCGCCGTGCTGTCCCCGGACCGCCGGGAGGCCTTGGCCCACGCCGGTGGCGGCATCGTTGCCGAATCCGATCCCGATGACGAAGTCGACGAGACCACAACGAAATTCCGGACCATACTGGCAGGACTGGGGGCAGCATGA
- the whiB1 gene encoding transcriptional regulator WhiB1 codes for MDWRHKAVCRDEDPELFFPVGNSGPALAQIADAKLVCNRCPVTTDCLSWALESGQDAGVWGGMSEDERRALKRRNARTKARTGV; via the coding sequence ATGGATTGGCGCCACAAGGCGGTCTGTCGCGACGAGGATCCGGAGCTGTTCTTCCCGGTCGGTAACAGCGGACCGGCGCTCGCGCAGATCGCCGATGCGAAGCTGGTGTGCAACCGCTGCCCGGTGACCACCGACTGCCTCAGCTGGGCATTGGAGTCCGGGCAGGACGCCGGCGTCTGGGGCGGCATGAGCGAGGACGAGCGCCGTGCACTCAAGCGCCGCAACGCCCGCACGAAGGCCCGCACCGGCGTCTGA
- a CDS encoding PP2C family serine/threonine-protein phosphatase, whose amino-acid sequence MATVLAAATATDQGPVRVSNQDAVLVEGVLYAIADGFGAVGDHASRLALDMLRAGFVAVPDRDGLMVAVRQANERVSALVTAEGASSGCTLTVVAMFDTEQGGPMVLNIGDSPLYRIRDGRMEQLTADHSVAGELVQAGEITREEARFHPHRHLLTRALGIGPVIRVDVADLDCLPGDRLLICSDGLFAAADESSIAEAAGTVEPATAAQRLIEVANNAGGSDNTSVIVIDLG is encoded by the coding sequence ATGGCGACAGTGCTCGCGGCCGCGACGGCCACCGATCAGGGCCCCGTCCGGGTCAGCAACCAGGATGCTGTGCTCGTCGAGGGGGTGCTGTATGCCATCGCCGACGGCTTCGGCGCGGTCGGTGACCACGCCAGCCGGCTGGCGCTGGACATGTTGCGGGCCGGTTTCGTCGCCGTGCCTGACCGGGACGGGCTGATGGTCGCGGTGCGGCAGGCCAATGAACGCGTCAGCGCTCTCGTCACGGCAGAAGGCGCAAGCTCGGGCTGCACACTGACCGTAGTGGCGATGTTCGATACCGAACAGGGTGGCCCCATGGTCCTCAACATCGGCGACTCGCCGCTCTACCGAATTCGGGACGGCCGGATGGAGCAGCTCACGGCCGATCACAGTGTGGCCGGTGAGCTGGTGCAGGCCGGGGAGATCACCCGCGAGGAGGCCCGCTTCCATCCACACCGCCACTTGCTCACCCGTGCGCTCGGCATCGGGCCGGTGATCCGTGTCGATGTCGCCGATCTCGACTGTCTCCCTGGTGACCGGCTGCTGATCTGTAGCGACGGCTTGTTCGCGGCCGCCGATGAGTCCTCGATCGCTGAGGCGGCCGGCACGGTGGAGCCCGCGACGGCAGCTCAGCGGTTGATCGAGGTGGCCAACAATGCCGGCGGCAGCGACAACACCAGCGTCATCGTCATCGACCTGGGCTGA
- a CDS encoding helix-turn-helix transcriptional regulator produces MPNQAARAELGGFLRMRREALDRSERSLPPIRGRHNGLRREEVAFLSSISVTWYTWLEQGRDINPSRQVLEAIGQTLALSPADQAYLLSLAGFSSGGTQPVPDPGEPPDHLRRLLEAFGRSPAFAIDLDWEITAWNRAYAALYPRVRSVAREDRNLLWLVFTDLSIRQLMPDWEVESRRFVSEYRIQNGARLDEPTVIHLLDRLRAESSDFQRIWEDHAIEGFQTRIRRFDHRLIGQTGLEYHRLTPADLPDVSIVVYTPTDAVAAAQLDRLIDDTL; encoded by the coding sequence ATGCCCAACCAGGCCGCTCGCGCTGAACTGGGTGGCTTCCTGCGGATGCGCCGGGAGGCACTGGATCGGTCCGAGCGGAGCCTGCCACCGATCCGCGGCAGGCACAACGGCTTACGCCGTGAGGAAGTCGCATTCCTGTCGTCGATCAGCGTTACCTGGTACACGTGGCTGGAACAGGGTCGTGACATCAACCCGTCACGACAGGTCCTGGAGGCCATCGGGCAGACTCTCGCGCTCTCGCCCGCCGATCAGGCGTATCTGCTTTCGCTGGCCGGGTTTTCGTCCGGCGGCACACAGCCCGTGCCGGATCCCGGCGAACCCCCGGATCATCTGCGCCGGCTTCTTGAGGCGTTCGGCCGCTCACCGGCCTTCGCGATCGATCTCGATTGGGAGATCACTGCATGGAATCGCGCCTACGCGGCGCTGTACCCGCGGGTGCGATCAGTCGCCCGCGAGGACCGAAATCTGTTGTGGCTGGTATTCACCGATCTGTCGATCAGGCAATTGATGCCCGACTGGGAGGTGGAGAGCCGACGTTTCGTGTCCGAGTACCGCATACAGAACGGGGCACGGCTCGACGAACCCACGGTCATTCACCTGCTGGATCGACTGCGCGCGGAAAGTAGTGACTTCCAACGTATTTGGGAAGACCACGCCATCGAGGGCTTTCAAACCCGGATTCGGCGATTCGACCACCGGCTGATCGGACAGACCGGGTTGGAGTATCACCGGCTGACCCCGGCGGACCTCCCGGACGTCAGCATTGTCGTCTACACCCCGACTGACGCCGTCGCCGCCGCACAACTGGACCGACTCATCGACGACACCTTGTGA
- a CDS encoding DEAD/DEAH box helicase, translating to MTHLNKTFAELGVREEIVRALAENGIEHPFAIQELTLPLALAGSDLIGQARTGMGKTFAFGVPLLHRVVGDETRPLTGAPRALIVVPTRELCLQVYDDLAAAAKYLTAGTGTSSQRPFTVTSIYGGRPYEPQIEALRKGVDVVVGTPGRLLDLAQQGHLQLGGLSVLVLDEADEMLDLGFLPDIERILRLTPDDRQSMLFSATMPDPIITLARTFMNQPTHIRAEAPHSAATHDTTEQFAYRAHALDKSELVSRILQADGRGATMIFTRTKRTAQKVSDELAERGFKVDAVHGDLGQGAREKALKSFRTGAVDVLVATDVAARGIDIDDVTHVINYQCPEDEQAYVHRIGRTGRAGKTGVAITLVDWDELARWEMIDKALNLGCPDPAETYSSSPHIYEELGIPADATGTVGTPHRSTDKRADKSEKRISSTDSNSERPSRTRTRRRTRAGKPTTGHPETPSAPETDVEEPVDAPVAESENGEAPAAGRRRRRRRPRKTEAASAS from the coding sequence ATGACGCATCTCAACAAGACGTTTGCCGAACTCGGCGTGCGCGAAGAAATTGTGCGCGCACTGGCCGAGAACGGTATCGAACACCCCTTTGCCATCCAAGAACTCACCTTGCCCCTGGCACTCGCCGGCAGCGATCTGATCGGCCAGGCCCGTACCGGCATGGGCAAGACCTTCGCCTTCGGCGTGCCCCTGCTGCACCGGGTGGTCGGCGACGAGACCCGACCGCTGACCGGAGCGCCGCGCGCGCTGATCGTGGTGCCCACCCGCGAGCTGTGCCTACAGGTCTACGACGACCTCGCCGCCGCAGCAAAGTACTTGACGGCAGGTACCGGAACCTCCTCGCAGCGCCCGTTCACCGTGACCTCCATCTACGGCGGACGTCCTTACGAACCGCAGATCGAAGCGCTGCGTAAGGGTGTCGACGTGGTCGTCGGCACGCCGGGCCGACTGCTCGACCTGGCCCAGCAGGGCCACCTGCAGCTCGGCGGCCTTTCGGTACTGGTCCTCGACGAGGCGGACGAGATGCTCGACCTGGGCTTCCTGCCCGATATCGAGCGCATCCTGCGGCTGACCCCGGATGACCGGCAGTCGATGCTGTTCTCGGCAACCATGCCCGATCCGATCATCACGCTGGCCCGCACGTTCATGAACCAGCCCACCCACATCCGGGCCGAAGCCCCGCATTCCGCGGCGACCCATGACACCACCGAGCAGTTCGCCTACCGGGCCCACGCCCTGGACAAGTCGGAGCTGGTCAGCCGGATCCTGCAGGCCGATGGCCGCGGCGCCACGATGATCTTCACCCGCACCAAGCGCACTGCACAGAAGGTGTCCGACGAACTCGCCGAGCGCGGATTCAAGGTCGATGCCGTGCACGGCGACCTGGGCCAGGGCGCCCGGGAGAAGGCCTTGAAGTCCTTCCGCACCGGAGCCGTCGACGTGCTGGTCGCCACCGACGTCGCGGCGCGCGGCATCGACATCGACGACGTCACGCACGTCATCAACTACCAGTGCCCCGAAGATGAGCAGGCCTATGTGCACCGTATCGGACGCACGGGCCGCGCCGGCAAGACCGGCGTCGCGATCACGCTGGTGGACTGGGACGAGCTGGCCCGCTGGGAAATGATCGACAAGGCGCTGAACTTGGGCTGCCCCGATCCGGCCGAGACCTACTCCAGCTCACCGCACATCTATGAGGAGCTGGGCATCCCCGCCGATGCCACCGGCACCGTCGGCACCCCACATCGTTCGACAGACAAGCGTGCCGACAAGTCGGAGAAGCGGATCTCCTCGACCGACTCGAACTCGGAGCGGCCGAGCCGGACCCGGACACGGCGGCGAACCCGCGCCGGCAAACCGACGACCGGGCATCCGGAGACGCCCTCGGCTCCGGAGACCGATGTCGAGGAGCCGGTCGACGCACCGGTTGCCGAATCCGAGAACGGCGAAGCTCCGGCTGCCGGACGGCGGCGCCGTCGGCGACGTCCCCGCAAGACCGAAGCCGCCAGCGCCAGCTAG
- a CDS encoding ParA family protein: MTRVLAVANQKGGVAKTTTVASLGAAMVELGQRVLLVDLDPQGCLTFSLGQDPDKLLVSVHEVLLGEVEPDAALVQTDEGMTLLPANIDLAGAEAMLLMRAGREYALKRALAKVADSFDVVIIDCPPSLGVLTLNGLTAANEVIVPLQCETLAHRGVGQFLRTIADVQQITNADLTLLGALPTLYDSRTTHSRDVLLDVADRYQLPVLAPPIPRTVRFAEATASGVSVLAGRKNKGAEAYRQLAEALRRYWKSGKAMATFTPEVV; the protein is encoded by the coding sequence GTGACGCGGGTACTAGCGGTCGCCAATCAAAAGGGTGGGGTAGCCAAGACGACGACAGTGGCGTCGTTGGGCGCGGCGATGGTCGAACTCGGTCAGCGGGTACTACTGGTCGACTTGGATCCGCAGGGGTGTCTGACGTTCTCCTTGGGCCAGGATCCCGACAAGCTTCTGGTGTCGGTACACGAGGTGCTGCTCGGCGAAGTCGAGCCGGACGCAGCGCTGGTGCAGACCGATGAAGGTATGACGCTGTTGCCGGCCAACATCGACCTGGCCGGTGCTGAGGCCATGTTGTTGATGCGGGCGGGTCGCGAGTACGCACTCAAACGTGCCCTGGCCAAGGTCGCCGACTCCTTTGATGTGGTGATCATCGACTGCCCGCCGTCGCTGGGGGTGCTCACTCTCAACGGCCTGACCGCCGCCAATGAGGTGATCGTGCCGCTGCAATGCGAAACGTTGGCGCACCGCGGCGTCGGGCAGTTCCTGCGCACCATCGCTGACGTTCAGCAGATCACCAACGCCGATCTCACGCTGCTGGGCGCGTTGCCAACGCTCTATGACTCGCGCACGACCCACAGCCGTGACGTACTGCTCGATGTGGCGGACCGCTATCAGCTGCCGGTGTTGGCACCGCCCATCCCGCGTACTGTTCGATTCGCCGAGGCCACTGCGTCAGGTGTGTCGGTACTGGCCGGCCGAAAGAACAAGGGCGCGGAGGCCTACCGGCAGCTGGCCGAGGCCCTGCGCAGGTATTGGAAGTCCGGGAAGGCGATGGCCACCTTCACACCCGAAGTCGTGTAG
- a CDS encoding M15 family metallopeptidase, protein MRIAMTVGAVAVASAFVLAPSAAADSDGAEADGQVLTAFDTQDPAIGRLDPALLAAIQHATTAAAADGVTMTINSGWRSPEFQQRLLDQAVQTYGSMALARQYVQTPEQSRHVTGQAVDVGGPGADEWLIANGARFGLCRIYANELWHFELATDALGNCPPLLPNAAG, encoded by the coding sequence ATGCGAATCGCCATGACGGTCGGGGCGGTCGCTGTCGCATCGGCATTCGTCCTGGCGCCCAGCGCGGCGGCCGACAGCGACGGCGCAGAGGCCGACGGCCAGGTGTTGACCGCCTTTGACACGCAGGACCCTGCGATCGGCCGGCTGGATCCCGCCTTGCTGGCCGCCATTCAGCACGCCACCACGGCCGCCGCGGCCGACGGCGTCACCATGACGATCAACTCCGGCTGGCGGTCACCGGAGTTCCAGCAGCGGTTGCTCGACCAGGCAGTCCAGACCTACGGCAGCATGGCCCTGGCCCGCCAGTACGTGCAGACGCCCGAGCAGTCCAGGCACGTGACGGGACAGGCGGTCGATGTGGGCGGCCCCGGCGCCGACGAGTGGCTCATCGCCAACGGTGCGCGGTTCGGCCTGTGCCGGATCTACGCCAACGAGCTGTGGCATTTCGAACTGGCCACCGATGCATTGGGCAACTGCCCGCCGTTGCTACCGAACGCGGCGGGCTGA
- the aroQ gene encoding type II 3-dehydroquinate dehydratase, whose product MTARRLLLLNGPNLNLLGTRQPEVYGATTLPEIEGSVTALAAEFGFEVRAVQSNHEGVLIDTIHDARADCAGIIINPGAYSHTSVAIPDALTSVELPVAEVHLSNIHRREPFRHHSYVSGVAEVVIAGAGPAGYEYAVRYLAGKLS is encoded by the coding sequence GTGACTGCTCGCCGACTGCTCCTGCTCAATGGGCCCAACCTCAACCTGCTGGGCACCCGCCAGCCCGAGGTGTACGGTGCGACCACCCTGCCCGAGATCGAGGGATCGGTGACCGCGCTGGCCGCTGAATTCGGGTTCGAGGTACGCGCGGTGCAGAGTAACCACGAGGGCGTGCTGATCGACACCATCCACGACGCCCGGGCCGATTGCGCGGGCATCATCATCAACCCGGGCGCTTACAGCCACACCTCGGTGGCCATCCCCGACGCCCTCACCTCGGTCGAACTACCGGTCGCCGAAGTGCATTTGAGCAACATCCACCGCCGGGAACCGTTCCGGCACCACTCCTATGTGTCCGGTGTCGCCGAGGTGGTGATCGCCGGGGCCGGTCCGGCCGGCTACGAGTACGCCGTCCGCTACCTCGCCGGCAAGCTGTCGTGA
- a CDS encoding diacylglycerol kinase family protein — protein sequence MRAVLIVNPNATSTTPAGRDLLAHALESRVKLTVAHTDHRGHAIEIARDATGDGVDVLIVHGGDGTVNEVVNGILGHSGGRASADSAPAVAVVPGGSANVFAQALGISPDPIEATNQLVDLLSEYRRGGQWRRIGLMDCGERWAVFTAGMGVDGAVVAAVEAQRAKGRKVTASRYVRVAVREMLASARKDPALTLHLPGREPVPGVHFVFVSNSSPWTYANARPVWTNPDTTFETGLGVFATTSMNVWANLKLVRQMLSRKPRIVAKHLIRDDDVSSVTVTSDTPVACQIDGDYAGLREIMTFTAVPEALRVVAPPVKALDLR from the coding sequence GTGCGCGCCGTCCTGATCGTCAACCCGAACGCGACGTCGACCACCCCTGCCGGGCGTGATCTTTTGGCGCACGCCCTGGAGAGCCGGGTGAAGCTGACCGTCGCCCACACCGATCACCGCGGCCACGCCATCGAGATCGCCCGCGACGCCACCGGCGACGGCGTCGACGTGCTCATCGTCCACGGCGGTGACGGCACAGTGAACGAGGTGGTCAACGGCATCCTGGGACACTCTGGCGGTCGGGCTAGCGCCGACTCGGCGCCTGCGGTCGCGGTGGTTCCGGGCGGCTCGGCCAACGTCTTCGCCCAGGCCCTCGGAATCAGCCCGGACCCGATCGAAGCCACCAATCAGCTCGTCGACTTGCTCAGCGAATACCGGCGCGGCGGACAGTGGCGGCGGATCGGTCTGATGGACTGCGGCGAGCGCTGGGCGGTGTTCACCGCCGGGATGGGTGTCGACGGGGCCGTCGTCGCGGCGGTCGAGGCCCAACGCGCCAAGGGCCGCAAGGTCACCGCCTCGCGCTATGTCCGGGTAGCGGTACGCGAGATGCTGGCCAGCGCCCGCAAGGACCCGGCACTCACGCTGCACCTGCCCGGCAGAGAGCCCGTGCCGGGAGTGCACTTCGTGTTCGTCTCCAATTCGAGCCCCTGGACCTACGCCAACGCCCGCCCGGTATGGACCAACCCCGATACCACATTCGAGACCGGACTGGGCGTGTTCGCGACGACGAGCATGAACGTGTGGGCGAATCTGAAGCTGGTGCGGCAGATGTTGTCCCGCAAGCCGCGCATCGTCGCCAAGCACTTAATCCGTGACGACGATGTGTCGAGCGTGACAGTGACAAGCGACACGCCGGTCGCGTGCCAGATCGACGGTGATTACGCAGGACTCCGGGAAATTATGACGTTCACAGCTGTTCCAGAGGCTCTCCGCGTGGTCGCACCGCCGGTAAAAGCCCTTGATCTGCGATAA